From a region of the Cucumis sativus cultivar 9930 chromosome 6, Cucumber_9930_V3, whole genome shotgun sequence genome:
- the LOC101219252 gene encoding malate dehydrogenase, glyoxysomal (The RefSeq protein has 1 substitution compared to this genomic sequence) has product MQPIPDVNQRIARISAHLHPPKYQMEESSVLRRANCRAKGGAPGFKVAILGAAGGIGQPLAMLMKMNPLVSVLHLYDVVNAPGVTADISHMDTGAVVRGFLGQQQLERALTGMDLVVIPAGVPRKPGMTRDDLFKINAGIVKTLCEGIAKCCPTAIVNLISNPVNSTVPIAAEVFKKAGTYDPKRLLGVTMLDVVRANTFVAEVLGLDPRDVNVPVVGGHAGVTILPLLSQVKPPSSFTQEEINYLTDRIQNGGTEVVEAKAGAGSATLSMAYAAVKFADACLRGLRGDAGVVECAFVSSQVTELPFFATKVRLGRNGIDEVYSLGPLNEYERIGLEKAKKELAGSIEKGVSFIRG; this is encoded by the exons ATGCAGCCGATTCCTGATGTTAATCAACGCATTGCTCGAATCTCTGCTCATCTTCATCCTCCCAAGTATCAG ATGGAGGAGAGTTCAGTTTTGAGGAGGGCGAATTGCCGGGCCAAAGGCGGAGCTCCCGGGTTCAAAGTCGCAATACTTGGGGCTGCCGGTGGCATTGGCCAGCCACTTGCGATGttaatgaagatgaatcctctgGTTTCTGTTCTGCATCTATATGATGTAGTCAATGCCCCTGGCGTCACTGCTGATATTAGCCACATGGACACGGGTGCTGTG GTGCGTGGATTCTTGGGGCAGCAGCAGCTAGAGGCTGCGCTTACTGGCATGGATCTTGTTGTAATCCCTGCGGGCGTTCCTCGGAAACCAGGAATGACAAGGGATGATCTATTCAAAATAAACGCAGGAATTGTCAAGACTCTTTGCGAAGGGATTGCAAAGTGTTGTCCTACAGCCATTGTCAACCTGATCAGTAATCCTGTGAACTCCACCGTGCCCATTGCAGCTGAAGTTTTCAAGAAAGCTGGAACTTATGATCCAAAGCGACTTCTAGGAGTTACAATGCTTGACGTCGTCAGAGCCAATACCTTTGTG GCAGAAGTATTGGGTCTTGATCCTCGGGATGTTAATGTTCCAGTTGTTGGCGGTCATGCTGGTGTAACCATTTTACCCCTTCTATCTCAG GTCAAGCCTCCAAGTTCTTTCACACAAGAAGAGATTAATTACCTGACTGATAGGATTCAAAATGGTGGAACAGAAGTTGTTGAG GCCAAAGCAGGAGCTGGTTCAGCAACTCTCTCAATG GCATATGCTGCCGTTAAGTTTGCAGATGCATGCCTCAGGGGCTTAAGAGGAGATGCTGGTGTTGTTGAATGCGCGTTCGTGTCTTCTCAG GTGACCGAACTTCCATTCTTTGCAACAAAAGTACGACTTGGCCGCAATGGTATAGATGAAGTATACTCCCTTGGCCCGCTAAATGAGTACGAGAG GATTGGATTGGAGAAAGCAAAGAAAGAGTTGGCAGGAAGCATTGAGAAAGGAGTTTCCTTCATCAGAGGCTGA
- the LOC101204543 gene encoding leucine-rich repeat receptor-like serine/threonine-protein kinase BAM1, whose amino-acid sequence MISVTNIQPSNIICKQIWLLLLVFLILHFHFSPSFSAFLPESQALLSLKSSISDDPHSSLSSWNPAAVHAHCSWLGVTCDSRRHVVALDLSSLDLTATISPHISSLRFLTNVSFGLNKIFGGIPPEIASLSSLQLLNLSSNVLNGSIPSEFSRLKNLQVLDVYNNNLTGDFPRVVTEMPNLRYLHLGGNFFTGRIPPEVGRLQFLEFLAIHGNDLEGPIPPAIGNLTKLRELFIGYYNTFVGGIPATIGNLSELVRLDAASCGLSGKFPRELGKLQKLTELYLQQNALSGSLMELGGLKSIEELDISCNMLVGEIPISFAVFKNLRLLQLFDNKLSGEIPEFMADLPKLEILQLWNNNFTGSIPRNLGKNGMLRTLDLAFNHLTGTIPPEICHGNKLEVLIAMDNSLSGLIPESLGNCLSLKRILLWGNALNGSIPRRLLGLPNITQIDLHDNFLSGELPIINSVSVNLLQISLSNNMLSGSLPPTIGSLVAVQKLLLDRNKFSGQIPSNIGRLQQLSRINFSQNKFSGSIVPEISECKHLIFLDLSGNELSGEIPNHITNMKLLNYMNLSRNHLVGPIPASIVNMQSLTSVDFSYNNLSGLVLGTGQFGYFNYTSFLGNPYLCGPYLGPCKDGLLASNQQEHTKGSLSTPLRLLLAFGFFFCLVAVTVGLIFKVGWFKRARESRGWRLTAFQRLGFSVDEILECLKKENLIAKGGYGTVYTGVMPSGDQITVKRLPKTSNGCTRDNKFDAEIQALGRIRHRHIVRLLGLCSNHETNLLVFEYMPNGSLYEVLHGKKGGHLLWETRYKIAIGTANGLCYLHHHCSPPIVHRNVKSNNIMLDTNFDAQIANSGLAKFLQDSGASDISATEPEHTYTQNADEKWDVYSFGVVLLELVSGRNPDIELSNSVDLVQWVRNMTDTKKEEIHKIVDQRLSSVPLDEVIHVLNVAMLCTEEEAPKRPTMREVVRILTEHQQPSFSKENRDT is encoded by the exons atgatcAGTGTCACCAATATTCAACCTTCAAATATTATATGCAAACAAATatggcttcttcttcttgtttttctgATTCTCCATTTTCACTTTTCCCCTTCTTTCTCTGCTTTCCTTCCCGAATCCCAAgctcttctctctctcaaatccTCCATCTCTGACGACCCTCATTCTTCTCTCTCCTCCTGGAACCCTGCCGCCGTTCACGCCCACTGTTCCTGGCTCGGTGTCACATGCGACTCCCGCCGCCACGTCGTTGCCTTAGACCTCTCTTCCCTTGACCTCACCGCCACCATTTCCCCTCACATTTCCTCTCTTCGCTTTCTCACTAATGTTTCCTTCGGCCTCAACAAAATTTTCGGCGGTATCCCACCAGAGATTGCCTCCCTTTCGTCTCTCCAGCTTCTTAATCTCTCTAGTAACGTCCTTAATGGGTCCATTCCTAGCGAGTTTTCGCGGCTCAAGAACTTGCAGGTTCTTGatgtttataataataatctgACCGGTGATTTCCCCAGAGTGGTCACTGAAATGCCCAACCTCCGCTATTTGCATCTTGGGGGTAATTTCTTTACCGGTCGGATTCCTCCGGAGGTTGGGCGGTTGCAGTTCTTGGAGTTTCTGGCGATTCACGGCAATGACCTCGAAGGTCCAATACCGCCGGCTATCGGAAACTTGACGAAGCTTCGGGAGCTTTTCATTGGTTACTACAACACATTTGTTGGTGGAATACCGGCGACGATAGGGAATTTGTCGGAGTTAGTTCGGTTGGATGCCGCGAGCTGTGGGTTGAGTGGAAAGTTTCCACGGGAGCTCGGAAAGTTACAGAAGCTCACTGAACTGTACCTTCAACAAAATGCTCTGTCTGGTTCGTTGATGGAGCTTGGAGGATTGAAGAGCATAGAAGAGTTGGATATATCATGCAATATGCTTGTTGGTGAAATACCCATCTCTTTTGCAGTGTTTAAGAACTTGAGGCTATTGCAACTTTTCGACAACAAGCTCTCCGGAGAGATACCGGAGTTCATGGCCGACCTCCCTAAGCTGGAAATATTGCAATTATGGAACAACAATTTCACTGGTTCCATCCCTCGAAATTTGGGGAAGAATGGAATGCTTCGGACTCTCGACCTTGCTTTCAACCACCTGACAGGTACGATTCCTCCTGAAATCTGCCATGGGAATAAGCTTGAAGTTTTGATCGCCATGGACAATTCCTTGTCTGGTTTGATTCCAGAATCGTTGGGGAACTGTCTTTCACTTAAACGTATACTTCTGTGGGGCAACGCTCTTAATGGATCAATTCCAAGGAGGCTTTTGGGTTTGCCAAATATCACTCAAATTGATTTGCATGACAATTTTCTCTCCGGCGAACTTCCGATTATCAATTCAGTCTCAGTTAATCTTCTTCAGATAAGTCTATCGAATAATATGCTCTCTGGATCCTTGCCACCAACCATAGGCAGCCTTGTGGCTGTCCAGAAGCTTCTTCTTGATCGGAATAAGTTTTCTGGTCAGATTCCTTCAAATATTGGGAGATTACAGCAACTATCTCGAATAAATTTCAGCCAGAATAAGTTCTCTGGTTCAATTGTGCCGGAGATAAGTGAGTGTAAACACttgatatttcttgatcttaGTGGAAATGAGCTTTCTGGTGAAATTCCTAACCATATTACCaacatgaaattattgaattatatgAATCTCTCAAGAAACCACTTAGTTGGGCCTATTCCTGCTTCCATAGTTAATATGCAGAGCCTAACCTCTGTTGATTTTTCATATAACAATCTCTCTGGTTTGGTTCTGGGAACTGGGCAATTTGGGTACTTCAATTACACATCATTTTTAGGCAATCCTTATCTCTGTGGACCATATTTGGGGCCTTGCAAAGATGGGCTTCTTGCAAGCAATCAACAAGAACATACGAAAGGATCTCTCTCAACTCCTCTCAGGCTCCTGCTAGcttttgggtttttcttttgcttagTTGCAGTGACAGTTGGATTGATCTTCAAAGTTGGGTGGTTCAAGAGAGCAAGGGAGTCTAGAGGATGGAGATTAACAGCCTTCCAACGGCTTGGCTTCTCGGTTGATGAGATATTGGAATGccttaaaaaggaaaatcttATTGCAAAGGGAGGTTATGGCACAGTATATACAGGAGTGATGCCAAGTGGTGATCAGATCACTGTGAAAAGGCTTCCAAAGACGAGCAATGGGTGTACTCGTGACAACAAGTTCGATGCTGAGATACAAGCTCTTGGGAGGATTCGACACCGTCACATCGTTAGATTATTGGGTCTCTGTTCAAACCATGAAACTAATCTTTTGGTATTTGAGTACATGCCTAATGGGAGTCTCTATGAGGTTCTTCATGGCAAGAAAGGAGGTCACTTGCTCTGGGAGACAAGGTACAAGATAGCCATTGGAACTGCGAATGGACTTTGCTATCTTCACCACCATTGCTCACCGCCCATTGTTCATCGAAATGTGAAGTCGAACAACATTATGCTTGACACCAACTTTGATGCTCAGATTGCTAATTCCGGGCTTGCGAAGTTCTTACAAGATTCAGGGGCATCGGATATTTCAGCTACTGAGCCAG AACACACCTACACACAGAATGCCGACGAGAAATGGGATGTATATAGTTTCGGTGTCGTTCTCTTGGAACTTGTTAGCGGTAGGAATCCAGATATAGAACTAAGCAACAGTGTCGACTTAGTTCAATGGGTTAGAAACATGACAGAcacaaaaaaggaagaaatacaTAAAATCGTCGATCAAAGACTCTCCTCAGTCCCCCTCGACGAAGTAATCCACGTGCTCAATGTCGCCATGCTGTGCACTGAAGAAGAGGCTCCAAAGCGTCCCACGATGCGGGAAGTTGTCCGGATCTTAACCGAGCATCAGCAACCATCATTCTCGAAGGAGAATAGAGATACGTGA